One Sediminicola sp. YIK13 DNA segment encodes these proteins:
- a CDS encoding deoxycytidylate deaminase, producing MENKKQRKYDTAYLRMAREWGKLSYCKRKQVGAIIVKDRMIISDGYNGTPTGFENSCEDGEGYTKWYVLHAEANAISKVASSTQSCEGSTLYITLSPCKECSKLIHQSGIKRVVYQRAYKDDSGLQFLEKAGVEITYMPIEEFSS from the coding sequence ATGGAGAACAAGAAACAAAGAAAATACGATACCGCTTATTTGAGGATGGCAAGAGAATGGGGCAAATTGTCTTATTGCAAGCGCAAGCAGGTAGGTGCCATTATCGTAAAGGACAGGATGATAATATCCGATGGTTACAACGGAACTCCCACCGGCTTCGAGAATAGCTGCGAGGACGGTGAAGGGTATACCAAATGGTATGTGCTCCACGCAGAAGCCAATGCCATTTCAAAAGTGGCGTCCTCTACTCAATCCTGTGAGGGTTCTACTTTATATATCACCCTTTCACCTTGTAAGGAATGTAGTAAGCTGATCCATCAATCTGGCATAAAACGTGTGGTATATCAGCGAGCGTACAAAGATGATTCGGGATTGCAATTTTTAGAGAAGGCCGGGGTGGAAATCACTTATATGCCTATTGAGGAATTCAGTTCATAA
- a CDS encoding BrxA/BrxB family bacilliredoxin: MYPAELVKPMRQDLASAGFEELYTAEAVEKAINQEGITLVVVNSVCGCAAANARPAAKMSLKNSKKPDHLVTVFAGVDTEAVNAARGLMVPFPPSSPSMALFKNGDLVHMIERHHIEGRPAEMIAENLMEAYNEFC, encoded by the coding sequence ATGTATCCTGCAGAATTAGTTAAACCAATGAGACAAGATCTGGCATCTGCCGGATTTGAAGAATTATATACGGCCGAAGCTGTTGAGAAGGCCATCAATCAAGAAGGTATTACATTAGTAGTGGTGAACTCTGTTTGTGGTTGTGCTGCAGCCAATGCAAGACCTGCCGCCAAAATGAGCCTTAAGAACAGTAAAAAACCAGACCATTTGGTAACGGTATTTGCCGGGGTTGATACGGAAGCGGTAAATGCTGCAAGGGGACTTATGGTTCCTTTTCCTCCATCTTCTCCAAGTATGGCCTTGTTCAAAAATGGCGATTTGGTTCACATGATTGAGCGTCACCATATTGAAGGAAGACCAGCAGAAATGATTGCTGAGAACCTGATGGAAGCCTATAACGAATTCTGTTAG
- a CDS encoding tellurite resistance TerB family protein, with product MIKWFAAILGYYVFRFPGAIVGFLIGSYIDSLRNRGSGGGSVFGGGQSQSVSPADFELNLLSLCSVVIKADGNVTQRELDYVRQYFLSTYGKDKANAIFRTFNEVIKKREISAARICAYLNQRTRYEVRLQLLHFLFGIAQSDGSISPLEIEKIKEIAGYLNVGMIDFESIKAMFVKSADTAYKILEIERSVSDEEVKKAYRTMAKKYHPDRVNTENEAIKKGAEEKFKEVQKAYETIQMERGL from the coding sequence ATGATAAAATGGTTTGCCGCCATCTTGGGGTATTATGTGTTTAGGTTTCCAGGTGCCATAGTAGGTTTTTTGATTGGTAGTTATATTGATAGTCTTAGGAACCGTGGTTCAGGTGGCGGATCAGTTTTTGGAGGGGGCCAGAGTCAAAGCGTGTCGCCTGCAGATTTTGAATTAAACCTTCTTTCCTTATGTTCTGTTGTCATCAAGGCCGATGGCAATGTTACCCAGAGGGAGCTGGATTATGTGAGGCAGTATTTCTTGAGTACCTATGGCAAGGATAAGGCAAATGCAATTTTCAGGACTTTTAACGAGGTAATTAAAAAGAGAGAGATCTCTGCTGCCAGAATTTGTGCCTATCTCAATCAACGCACACGGTATGAGGTGCGACTCCAATTACTGCACTTTTTGTTCGGAATTGCGCAATCCGACGGAAGTATAAGCCCTCTAGAGATTGAAAAAATAAAGGAAATTGCCGGGTATTTGAATGTGGGTATGATCGATTTTGAAAGCATAAAGGCCATGTTCGTAAAATCTGCGGATACAGCGTACAAGATTTTGGAAATTGAAAGATCTGTATCCGATGAAGAAGTGAAAAAAGCATATAGGACCATGGCTAAAAAATACCATCCGGATAGGGTGAATACAGAAAATGAGGCTATAAAAAAGGGTGCGGAAGAAAAGTTTAAAGAGGTTCAAAAAGCTTACGAGACCATTCAAATGGAACGAGGTTTGTAA
- a CDS encoding HupE/UreJ family protein — MENFWFYLQMGLDHVLDLNAYDHILFLSALAIPFTFKDWKKVLLLATVFTVAHCLSLAMSVYDLVIMDVALIEFLIPITILFTALFNLWYAINSLENKNTGIHLFATAFFGLIHGFGFSNYFKMLMAEEEQKLMPLLGFATGIELSQVFIILFVLLISYLIQSMAKVRVPLFIGVASILIIAIVIPMLVETYPW; from the coding sequence ATGGAAAATTTCTGGTTCTACCTTCAGATGGGTCTGGATCATGTTTTAGACCTTAACGCATACGATCATATTCTTTTTCTTTCGGCCTTGGCAATACCGTTTACTTTCAAGGATTGGAAAAAGGTATTGTTATTGGCGACAGTCTTTACAGTGGCCCATTGTCTTTCTTTGGCAATGTCGGTCTATGATTTGGTTATCATGGATGTCGCCTTGATTGAATTCTTAATTCCTATTACCATTTTGTTCACGGCCCTATTCAATTTATGGTATGCCATTAACTCCCTTGAAAACAAGAATACCGGTATACATTTGTTTGCAACGGCATTTTTTGGGCTGATCCATGGTTTTGGCTTTTCCAATTATTTTAAAATGTTAATGGCAGAAGAGGAGCAAAAGCTCATGCCTCTGCTTGGTTTTGCCACCGGAATAGAACTTTCCCAGGTGTTTATCATCCTATTTGTTTTGCTAATATCTTACCTGATTCAATCAATGGCAAAGGTAAGGGTGCCCCTCTTTATAGGGGTTGCCTCTATATTGATTATCGCAATTGTCATCCCCATGTTGGTAGAAACTTACCCTTGGTAG